AGGAAAAATGATGAGTACCAAATGGTGCAACCAGAATTAGCTAGTCCTGTTTCTTTTCCAAAAATGTCAAAATCCAAAGACCGCCGAAGTTTGCTGAGCCAGTGCCCAACAAATACATGGGGCTTCCAAAGTTTTCCAGACTGACATAGCTTCCTCCCACCTGACCTTCTAAAGGGAAAAATCCCTCTAATTTGCTTGCACTAAAAGCAGGAGGTATACATACACAATACTGAAAGCGGGAGATATAAACTGTATCAAAGAATCCATAGTTGCTAAATAATCACATCTAGTAAACAGAAAGGTCGTTCTTACCTTGGAGGAACTCTTGGTGGTACCCCATAACGCCTTTGCGACATCAGAGGGCATGAGCTCTGACGCCAATTTAGCAGCCATATCCGCGACTTTCTGTTTCGCGGCCTTTGTTTCACTCAGATCCCGATCAGAACCTTTTCCAGGAATGTACAGTTCAAATGAGTCCCTTTCCAGGTTATTTATTTCAGCGGGAACCCGAACATAAGATTTTGCCCCAGCCTCCTCTTTATTATGAACTACTCCGCTAATGAAAAGCTTCACTTCTGGCCCCTTACTCTCGTCGTTCGAGTCTGAATCTCCATCAGAGACATCTTCCTCCTGGAACTCCTCGGTGCTAGGCTCTTCCAATGAACTCTCTGATGTGCTCTTCACATCATCTTGCACCAACTCTTCCGACGAATCCGCAACTAACTCAGCTTCCTCGGGCACCTCCACATTTATGACCTGAACTTTGAACTCGGGAATCCGGGACTTGAAAAAATTCAGAACACTTTTCAACCCTTCGACGCCACTTTCCTTGGTTCTTCCAGTGTCCTGCGCTTTCTCCTCGACATCATCATTCCCTTTTAACGTAGTATCCGTGTTTGCTTCCTCTGTAATGCCTTCAGACAAAGCACTGCTCTCCGGTGAACTCTCAATCTCTGCCTTAACTGGATCGTCTGCAGGTGTTGATGACACGGATGAAGACGCAGTTGAAGCTCCTTTTGTCGGTCGCAAGTGTACCACCTGTCTAATATTTTTGTAAATACAAATATCACATCTGGGCATAACTGAGATTGTTTATCTTATAAACTGCCTAAAGATATATCAGTGCACCTTCATTGTATACGTCTCGTCTTCGTCCCTGACGAGGAATATTTCAAATAATGGGCTCCCTGAAGATGCAGTGACCAATTGCCTGAAAGAAATGAAATACTCTTGGTTAGCAAGTATTGGTAACAGAATTATGCAGAGATTTGCTTGGTTGTAAGGTAAGTTAGAAAATAACGAGAAGCGGACCTTGGGCTGTAGCTCTTGGCGACATATCTCCCGACGCCAGGGGTAATCCGTACGATCCTCCCGATCGAGTCATCTGTGTCCTTGGCATACCCCACCCACCAACCTACCTGAAAATGCAATTGGTTAGAATCGAACCCAACCACGCATGCTGCGGGATGGCATCAAAAGCCCACTTAATGGATTATCACTAGCCATTGTTTGGTGTGTATTACTTTTTAGGACCAGCACCATGATATTAGAAGATGGTGATTTGACAGGTTCATGATTTTAGAAGATGATAATAAGAAGCAGCAGCGATGGAGAAGCAGGAGTGGGCTCACCAGGCTGGTTCCGGCGAGCTTGGTGAGCCTGGAGGCGTCCTGGTACCGCTGCTCCTCGATGGCGCTCTGCGAGGATGGATCAAAACAAGAGGTGAGGTGGGGGAAACAAAACAGGGGACGGGGACGAACCCTAGGTAGCGGAACATCGTGAGAATCCGGAACCGGCGAGGGCGAGACGGGCGAATCGAGTAAACCTTGAGCTCGGCCATGACGCGGGAGACGGCGTCGTCGGCGGTGGCGTCGAGGAGGGCGCGCTTGAGGGCGGCGGCCTCGGCGAAGTCctcgccctccacggcctcctccAGCTGGAAGCGCAGCACGGAGGCGTAGCTCTCGGCCTGGTCCACCTCCGCGAAGTGCCGGCTCCAGCGGGCCCAGTCCCACGCCGACGGGGAcgaagacgccgacgccgacgccgacgcagcCGCCGCGGGGGAGGACGAGGAGACGGTGCAGCGGCATGCCGTGGCGGAGGCGCCGCGGCGGGCGGGCACGTGCGCGGCGGAGGGgggcggcggcgggcagcggcgcGAGACCGGGAGCGGCGGGCGCGCGGCCGCCGGCGTGGCGCACGCGGCGGGGGGCATGGGGACGGACGGAGGGAGGGATGGGCCAcgcggtggagagagagagaggagaggggataAGGATGGCGTGATTTCAGATTGGGAAGTGGCGATCGATGGATCGAGAGGCCACAGGCTGACGATCGCCGGTCACCACCACCACTTGCCGCGGCCGCCGCCGGTAAAAGTTAGATCTTTTTTTCTTGCAAGATAGGTGTTACTATTAGGGAACTGCGGTTCAATTAACAGAGGAGAAGCCACCACATTtagagcatcttgagtagatccctAATTTTCTTTTTTGTTACTGTTAGGGTTGTCTCACTAACACTTTTCTGATTATTGAGGAGTTGTTTTCAGCATATTCATGATAAATTTACCTCTTATATGTGAGTGACATGCGGGGTCCACATAGAAGCTCTGGTTATGGGGGTTGTCGGGTGGGTTGAGATGGGGGTGGGCTGTGTGATGCAGAGGCGTGTGGCGGCGGGGTTGGGGCCGAGTTGTGTGGCGAGGTCCCCGCAGGGCGGCGATGGGGCGCGGCGGCCGGAGAAGAGGagggaagacctccaagaggcaaTGACTCAATGGAGGCTAGAGAACGGATTGGCGGGGACAGCCGACGGGGCGTCGGTCGAGCACGAGGGCAACACCCTGACAGAGCGACAGAAATGAAATCAATAAGATTTGGGACTAGGGAAGGTCCATCTTTCCCGCTTGTGGGAGTTGGTTTCTGTATCACCAATAAGAGGGGTTGCGGAAAAGGATGTAACAAGGCTAATTTTTTTGGTCcacaccccccccccacacacacaaatgaTAGTTTATTGAGGAAAGGGCGTCTGCTCTTAGGGTCACATTTGAGAAGAACACTGGTCTTCGACAAAATCGTACAAACCCGAGTCCGTCCGCCTCACCCGCAACTAAGCATAAGTTCTATCATTCCTCGAACTAACCATATGCGGCCATGTTGCTATCGTGTCTTCTCCCAATGTGGCTAAGATGGCGACGATTATTGCCTCATTCCACATACATATCCTGCTCTCGCCACGGTCAGGTGGTACCACACCAACAGTTGCGCTGTCATTCGAGATGGACCAGGACATAGGAGAGGGGAGTGTTCCCCCACAAAAAAAGAGGGAGTGTTGTGCAAAGACGCAGACGCGAAGCCGCCAACATAAAGGACCCGCCGCTCCCGAAAGAGCAATAAGTCCACTGTTGTGGTAAGACTCAAAGAGAATCCATCAGCACACCAGGTGCGCGTGTGAGGCTCATAGCGCTGGGAGGTGCACACACAATGATGGGAGCAGCGAAGCAGACCGGCGTGAAGGATTCCAGTGTGGTGGTGTGGACTGTGGAGCCCAAGGCAGTCCTGCGTGGCACTATGTTGGTGAGGCATCGATGATGACAGGACCGAAAGCGGGGAGGAGAGTATGTGTGGTGGGGGAGGCGAATAAGGGAATCTCCAATGGGAGTCACTAAAACGCACGTCCGGGCGTGTCCGCAAACAAGGGAGCAGGAGACAGTCATCCAACCATATCCACCAAATGTCCATCCCTTGTCCaatgaaaaaagagagaaaggaggaAGATAAAAGGTGGGTTTGTGGTGGGGGTCTAGGACTGAAGGATCTTAGTCTTGTTTTTCATGTGTAGGAATTTGAAAAAGTCCAAGTAGGTTGTAAACTTTGAATAGACGCATGCTCAGCAGCCGCTGCCTCTTGTCCCCCAAAAAAGCTTAGGATTCCTCTGCCTCTCGTCGGCATTGCCgccaggtccgcctcgtctccggtgaacttagggccatgggggcgcgatGGACCCGGCCATTGCCAGCGGGAGGGCTACGTTTTTAGATGTTTCTTtgacttttgttagggtttgtgtcctgcttagAAATGTGAGACGGtgacggctccctgaagatggaacaaGGTTCTCCCCGCCTAACCCCTGTCtcggcggtgcgtctagcatcgttggtgggcacgTGGTGTGATGTGTCTCCAGTGGATTTGTCTTTGATAGATCCGCTCGGATCCGGTTGTTATTCGTCTACAATCATGTGTCTTTagattggatccttccgatctacactACTATTCATCGGTGGGGGTTGTTGTACCGGTGGACTGGCCCTATGAGGCCCTAGCACGACgattttccgactgtctactataacaagttttgcccggctccggcAAGGGAGGGGTGATGATGCATATAGGggcgtgccttcggctcgcttcagtgcttgtagtcgtcgctaggtggtctacggatatgGATGCAATTTTTTATTCATTTCTAGTTTTCGTTGTACTGCTATGATTGAACAGGAATAATTCAGAAGTTATTTcgcaaaagaaaaagaacaaaacgCATAAATAGTGTCATCATATTTGTATTCATTTGTGAACCAAAGCAATATTTATGGACACCCATGGTTTTCCAGCAAATTCGGCGTCGTTTTAACCCTCGGAGCGTCGACGAATCCTGGTGTGTCAACGACGTGTGGGTCCGTGCACACGTTCAGCCACGAGCACGAGCACGTCTCACTGCCGCGTGGGCCCGTGCTCGCCGATGCTTTTGTGGGTCCAGCTGTTGTTTCTCCAAGCCCCGTTGTCGCCGTCGCCGCGGCCCGTCCCCTCTCGTCGCCTCTAGCATTAAGCCGCCGCCAAATCTCGCTCGCCGTCGTGGGTCTGTGCCGGAGGTGACTTTGTTGGCTCAGGCCGATGGAGCGTTGTCTTGGCACCGGCATCGGTCTTGGCCGGCTCGAGCTCAGTCCACTCCCGTTGGAGGTAAAATCTCAATCTATATTGTTTTTGAACAATCACGGGGGGAGAgggtccccacctgaatatattacttAAAGGCCCAACGGACAAGTTATATCAAAATCTCAATCTTTGGCTCTATATCTTTTGTGAATTGTGATTGCTCAATCTATAACACTACAAGAGTGGTCAATCTGCAAGCCCAAGAAGGAGATTTCTTTTCTGTGTAAACTCAGGAATCAGGACAATTCAGGTAAATTCGGACGACACTTTTCGCCGAAAAACAGACCAgtcacgccccctcccccttccaagGACGTCGAAATAGCGCCGGCAAACCCAGCGTGTTGGGGGCTCTTGGGGGCGCCGTCGGAAGTTTCGTGTTGCCCCACATGTCCTTTTTTTTGGCCCACTTAATCATTTCCCTCATAAACTTTTGGTTGGGGTGGGATGTGGCTGGGAAGATGCCCTCCTCATGCACCCCTGTTTTAGCCAGATGAAGCATTTGGCCCCCCAAGACACTAACTTTTTTGGTTTGGTGGTGTTCTTGGGgctccaacggctggagatgctctaagatgtaCTGTGTTTTCTATCCTAGTTTGCTGCCGTTGTTTACAGCCTGGGCCATGCTTATTACAGTCCTTGGAATGTCTCTCTATATATCAAAAGCAGAAATTTTGCTCcctcacagatatatatatatgggCTTAATGTTTACAACCTTTCGAAAGTTGATGAATTTTGTCCCCTGCAGCACACTATAGATAGACATAACCACTTGCTCATCCTGAGTGAGGCATGCCTGTTCTGTTGGTTTCAATCGGGCAAGCTGATGAACCACTGCTGAAATAAATAAAAGCGATCCAAACTCGCTTCCCTTTATCATCCCAACCTTTTCGCAGGTAAATAGACTGAAGTTTTGGACACAAGCTAATTTTTCTTGCACCTTCTATACAGAGCTTTTCACTGGTACAGCGATGGCTATATATTATCGCCTGTTGTCATTGTTGATGTTAAAGCCCATC
The Triticum dicoccoides isolate Atlit2015 ecotype Zavitan chromosome 3A, WEW_v2.0, whole genome shotgun sequence genome window above contains:
- the LOC119266574 gene encoding protein EXECUTER 2, chloroplastic-like, which produces MPPAACATPAAARPPLPVSRRCPPPPPSAAHVPARRGASATACRCTVSSSSPAAAASASASASSSPSAWDWARWSRHFAEVDQAESYASVLRFQLEEAVEGEDFAEAAALKRALLDATADDAVSRVMAELKSAIEEQRYQDASRLTKLAGTSLVGWWVGYAKDTDDSIGRIVRITPGVGRYVAKSYSPRQLVTASSGSPLFEIFLVRDEDETYTMKVVHLRPTKGASTASSSVSSTPADDPVKAEIESSPESSALSEGITEEANTDTTLKGNDDVEEKAQDTGRTKESGVEGLKSVLNFFKSRIPEFKVQVINVEVPEEAELVADSSEELVQDDVKSTSESSLEEPSTEEFQEEDVSDGDSDSNDESKGPEVKLFISGVVHNKEEAGAKSYVRVPAEINNLERDSFELYIPGKGSDRDLSETKAAKQKVADMAAKLASELMPSDVAKALWGTTKSSSKINKEVQELLKLTLSKARVKLTENTIFNRIVTDSNGSDPFNGLYVGAFSPYGPEVVQLRRKFGHWNSTDDVEFFEYVEAVKLTGDLSVPAGQVTFRAKVAKGSRLENRGAYPEEFGVTASYKGQGRIAQPGFKNPRWVDGELLVLNGKSAIPHIGGAELGFLYSVPEQSFLVLFDRLTLPE